A single Acidaminococcus sp. DNA region contains:
- the dnaK gene encoding molecular chaperone DnaK, with amino-acid sequence MSKIIGIDLGTTNSVVAVMEGGEPTVITTQEGGRLTPSVVAFTKNGERLVGQLAKRQAVSNPERTISSIKRHMGTKYTVTIDGKDYTPEQISAMILEKMKGDAERYLGEKVTEAVITVPAYFNDSQRQATKDAGRIAGLDVKRIINEPTAAALAYGIDKSDDKTVLVFDLGGGTFDVSILELGDGVFEVKSTNGDTHLGGDDFDQRIMNWMTDEFKKSHGIDLTQDKMAMQRVREAAEKAKIELSSMMSTNINLPYISAGADGPQHLDMDLTRAKFDEMTSDLVDRTITCVNKALSDAKMTVNDIDKILLVGGSSRIPAVQEAIKRVLGKEPAHGVNPDECVAMGAAIQAGVLAGDVKDVLLLDVTPLSLGIETMGGVFTKIIDRNTTIPTSKKQIFSTATDNQPSVDIHVLQGEREMAADNKTLGRFELSGIPAAPRGVPQIEVAFDIDANGIVNVSAKDLGTGKEQKITITSSGSLSKEEVDKMVKEAQANEAADKKRKDAADAKNQADTLIYQAEKTIKDTQGKGLDDKIAKVQDAVKALKETMKSEDTAKIKADTEALQKPLYELSTELYKRTQAQNANAGAQQNAGAGSSADTQSKKDDDNVVDAEVVDDDKK; translated from the coding sequence ATGTCCAAGATTATAGGTATTGACTTAGGTACGACGAACTCCGTAGTGGCAGTAATGGAAGGCGGCGAACCTACCGTTATCACCACGCAGGAAGGCGGTCGTCTGACCCCGTCTGTTGTTGCTTTCACGAAGAATGGTGAAAGACTGGTCGGCCAGCTGGCAAAACGCCAGGCTGTATCCAACCCGGAAAGAACGATCAGCTCCATTAAACGTCATATGGGTACGAAATACACCGTAACGATTGATGGCAAGGATTATACGCCGGAACAGATTTCCGCAATGATCCTGGAAAAGATGAAAGGCGATGCAGAACGCTATCTGGGCGAAAAAGTAACGGAAGCTGTTATCACGGTTCCTGCTTACTTCAACGATTCCCAGCGTCAGGCTACCAAGGATGCCGGCCGTATTGCAGGTCTTGATGTAAAACGTATCATCAACGAACCGACGGCTGCAGCTCTGGCTTATGGTATTGATAAATCCGATGATAAGACCGTCCTGGTATTCGACCTTGGCGGCGGCACGTTCGATGTTTCTATCCTTGAACTCGGTGACGGCGTGTTTGAAGTTAAATCCACCAACGGTGATACGCATCTGGGCGGCGATGACTTCGATCAGCGCATTATGAACTGGATGACCGATGAATTCAAGAAGAGCCATGGCATTGACCTGACTCAGGATAAGATGGCAATGCAGAGAGTTCGTGAAGCAGCTGAAAAAGCTAAGATCGAACTTTCCAGCATGATGAGCACCAACATTAACCTGCCGTACATTTCTGCCGGCGCCGATGGCCCTCAGCACCTCGATATGGACCTGACCCGTGCTAAGTTCGATGAAATGACCAGTGACCTCGTTGACCGCACGATTACCTGCGTAAACAAGGCTCTGTCCGATGCTAAGATGACTGTTAACGACATCGATAAGATCCTGCTCGTTGGTGGTTCTTCCCGTATTCCTGCTGTTCAGGAAGCTATCAAGAGAGTGCTTGGTAAGGAACCGGCTCACGGTGTAAACCCGGATGAATGCGTAGCTATGGGTGCTGCTATTCAGGCTGGTGTACTTGCCGGTGATGTCAAAGACGTACTGCTCCTTGATGTTACGCCGCTGTCCCTCGGTATTGAAACCATGGGCGGTGTCTTCACGAAGATTATTGACCGTAACACCACGATTCCTACTTCCAAGAAACAGATTTTCTCCACGGCTACCGATAACCAGCCTTCTGTAGACATTCATGTACTGCAGGGCGAACGTGAAATGGCCGCTGACAACAAGACGTTGGGCCGTTTCGAACTGAGCGGTATTCCGGCTGCTCCGCGTGGAGTGCCTCAAATCGAAGTTGCTTTCGATATTGATGCCAACGGTATCGTTAATGTATCCGCTAAGGATTTGGGTACCGGTAAGGAACAGAAGATTACCATTACTTCTTCCGGCAGCCTGAGCAAGGAAGAAGTCGATAAGATGGTGAAGGAAGCACAGGCTAACGAAGCTGCCGATAAGAAACGTAAGGATGCTGCTGATGCCAAGAACCAGGCTGATACGCTGATTTATCAGGCTGAAAAGACCATCAAGGATACTCAGGGCAAGGGCCTGGACGACAAGATTGCCAAGGTTCAGGATGCAGTGAAGGCTCTGAAGGAAACCATGAAGAGCGAAGATACGGCCAAGATCAAGGCTGATACCGAAGCTCTGCAGAAACCGCTGTATGAACTTTCTACCGAACTCTACAAGCGTACCCAGGCTCAGAATGCTAATGCAGGTGCTCAGCAGAATGCCGGTGCCGGCAGCAGCGCAGATACGCAGAGCAAGAAAGACGATGACAACGTCGTAGACGCTGAAGTCGTTGATGACGATAAGAAATAA
- a CDS encoding 16S rRNA (uracil(1498)-N(3))-methyltransferase has translation MYRFFLTEPFADTMQITGPDAHHITHVLRMKVGEALQIVSLDQVAAVMKITGFQDKTVSIALDHKLKLNHEPDVKVTLIQGLPKQDKLEWVIQKAIELGVTEIRPAVMAHSVVRLDPQRAAKKTERWQKIAEAAAKQSKRDIIPVVYPPEKLETIMRSSSADLKLMPYEVEDTRGIREELVAHKGAKSVAFVIGPEGGIAKDEYTLALELGFISVSLGPRIMRTETAALAALTAIMYETGNLGG, from the coding sequence GTGTACCGTTTCTTCTTAACCGAACCTTTTGCTGACACGATGCAGATTACAGGACCTGATGCCCATCATATTACTCATGTGCTGCGCATGAAAGTGGGCGAGGCACTGCAGATTGTGAGTCTTGACCAGGTGGCCGCAGTCATGAAGATTACCGGTTTTCAGGATAAAACGGTATCAATCGCTCTGGATCATAAACTGAAACTCAATCATGAGCCGGATGTCAAAGTCACACTGATTCAGGGACTGCCCAAGCAGGATAAGCTGGAGTGGGTTATTCAGAAGGCCATTGAACTGGGTGTGACGGAGATTCGCCCTGCTGTGATGGCGCACTCTGTCGTGCGTCTTGATCCGCAGCGCGCCGCTAAAAAAACGGAACGCTGGCAGAAAATTGCTGAAGCCGCCGCTAAGCAAAGTAAAAGGGATATTATCCCGGTGGTGTATCCTCCGGAAAAACTTGAGACGATTATGCGCAGTTCTTCGGCTGATTTAAAACTCATGCCGTACGAAGTGGAAGATACGAGAGGCATCCGCGAGGAACTTGTCGCTCATAAAGGGGCAAAGTCCGTCGCTTTTGTCATTGGTCCGGAAGGCGGCATCGCGAAAGATGAATATACACTGGCCCTGGAACTGGGCTTTATTTCAGTAAGTCTCGGACCCCGCATCATGCGGACCGAGACCGCGGCACTTGCTGCGCTCACAGCAATCATGTACGAAACAGGAAATCTTGGAGGTTAA
- a CDS encoding GatB/YqeY domain-containing protein — translation MALRELLQTDMKTAMKEREAGKLKLAVLRMAWAAIRNKEIDEKTTLNDDAVIAVLMKEVKQREDTIAEIKDANRPDLVEKNQQEIEILKNYLPKPLSDDELEAIVKDVIAAVGAKSMKDMGKVMGRVMAQTHGRASGQKINALVKGFLQQ, via the coding sequence GTGGCTTTAAGAGAACTCCTGCAGACGGATATGAAGACCGCCATGAAAGAGAGAGAGGCCGGTAAACTTAAGCTGGCTGTACTTCGCATGGCCTGGGCTGCAATCCGTAACAAAGAGATTGATGAAAAGACTACACTGAATGATGATGCCGTCATTGCTGTCCTCATGAAGGAAGTCAAGCAGAGAGAAGACACCATCGCTGAAATCAAGGACGCTAACCGTCCTGACCTCGTGGAAAAAAATCAGCAGGAAATTGAAATCCTCAAAAATTACCTGCCGAAGCCACTGAGCGACGATGAATTGGAAGCCATTGTTAAGGACGTGATTGCTGCCGTTGGTGCAAAGTCCATGAAAGATATGGGCAAGGTAATGGGAAGAGTTATGGCTCAGACCCATGGCCGTGCATCCGGTCAGAAGATCAACGCGCTCGTAAAAGGATTCCTGCAGCAGTAA
- the rpsU gene encoding 30S ribosomal protein S21, with amino-acid sequence MTEIRVGKTESIDSALRRFKRATQKAGVLSEVRKREHYEKPSVRRKKKSEAARKRKSR; translated from the coding sequence ATGACTGAGATCAGAGTTGGCAAAACTGAATCTATCGATAGCGCTCTTCGTCGTTTCAAGCGTGCTACGCAGAAGGCTGGCGTGCTGAGCGAAGTAAGAAAACGCGAGCACTACGAAAAACCCAGCGTAAGACGTAAGAAAAAGTCCGAAGCTGCCAGAAAACGTAAATCCAGATAA
- a CDS encoding YggS family pyridoxal phosphate-dependent enzyme: MLEDKIKEVQDRIQKALANRKEEKITGREVTILAVTKNHPASIVTDTLKAGLTHIGENRVQEAMHKQEVLPPGGIWHLIGHLQTNKVKHAVEHFAIIESVDSTKILEHIDKAAAAQNKVMDVLLQINEAREPQKSGFSPEEFRAVIPTLKNYTHIRVRGVMVIAQATDNVEETRPVFAAGYQDFVLLKKSLGSEDCNILSMGMTHDYWIAVEEGANEVRVGSALYGARDYSLKF, translated from the coding sequence ATGTTGGAAGATAAGATTAAAGAAGTTCAGGACAGGATTCAAAAGGCCCTGGCCAATCGTAAAGAAGAAAAAATTACAGGCCGGGAGGTGACTATTCTCGCTGTCACTAAAAATCATCCTGCTTCCATCGTGACGGATACCTTGAAAGCCGGGCTGACTCATATTGGGGAAAACCGCGTGCAGGAAGCCATGCATAAGCAGGAAGTACTTCCTCCGGGCGGCATATGGCACTTGATTGGGCACTTGCAGACAAATAAGGTCAAGCATGCCGTAGAGCACTTTGCCATCATTGAGTCTGTTGACAGCACAAAGATTCTGGAACATATCGATAAGGCGGCTGCGGCTCAAAATAAGGTGATGGATGTCCTGCTTCAAATCAATGAAGCCCGGGAACCGCAGAAAAGCGGCTTTTCTCCGGAAGAATTCCGTGCGGTGATTCCCACTCTCAAAAATTACACCCATATCCGTGTCCGCGGTGTCATGGTCATTGCTCAGGCTACGGATAATGTAGAAGAAACGCGTCCTGTTTTTGCTGCCGGGTATCAAGATTTTGTACTGCTCAAAAAATCTCTTGGCAGCGAAGACTGCAATATTCTTTCCATGGGGATGACCCATGATTACTGGATTGCTGTTGAAGAAGGCGCTAATGAAGTCCGCGTAGGTTCAGCGCTTTACGGTGCCCGCGATTATTCGTTAAAATTTTAA
- a CDS encoding histidine triad nucleotide-binding protein encodes MSDCVFCKIVSGEIPSKKVYEDDKIIVINDLNPGAPVHVLVIPKEHTESILTASPDILVYIQSKLDEITTKLGIKESGFRVVINFGKDGGQTVPHLHVHILGGKVLGWPPC; translated from the coding sequence ATGAGTGATTGTGTATTCTGCAAAATCGTGTCCGGAGAAATTCCGTCCAAGAAAGTCTATGAAGATGATAAGATCATCGTCATCAATGACCTGAACCCTGGCGCTCCGGTCCATGTACTGGTCATTCCGAAAGAACATACGGAAAGCATCCTGACAGCTTCACCTGACATTCTTGTCTATATCCAATCCAAACTGGATGAAATTACGACGAAGCTTGGTATCAAGGAAAGCGGCTTCCGTGTCGTAATTAATTTCGGAAAAGACGGCGGGCAAACAGTACCGCACCTGCATGTCCATATTTTAGGCGGCAAAGTATTAGGCTGGCCTCCGTGCTGA
- the prmA gene encoding 50S ribosomal protein L11 methyltransferase has translation MDKWLQVSVKVTHEAVEAVAELLRDTGARNGVEIEDPLLLNQLRESATWELCDIPAQTNTEVVTVTAYYPKNDVLTKRLDTIEAGLKTIEQRIGKFRFGPTLFREVSEEDWANQWKQYFHTTKIGKSIVIKPSWEKYEPKEGEKIIALDPGMAFGTGTHATTSMCIERLQELVTPDSDVFDVGTGSGILAMTAALMGARSVHAVDIDEKAVEVAKENITQNHLSDAIDVRQGNLLDGTEGQADLIVANIIADIIIAVLPEVIQKLRPDGTFLASGVIEERFEDVRKAAAEKGLVVTDVRRRAGWTAITMRKEQ, from the coding sequence ATGGATAAATGGCTGCAAGTCAGCGTGAAAGTGACTCACGAAGCCGTAGAAGCTGTGGCAGAACTGCTGCGCGATACGGGTGCCCGCAACGGGGTGGAGATTGAAGACCCGCTGCTGCTTAACCAGCTGCGTGAAAGTGCTACCTGGGAACTATGCGATATTCCGGCGCAAACCAATACCGAGGTAGTCACTGTGACGGCCTATTACCCCAAAAACGACGTTCTTACAAAACGCCTTGATACGATTGAGGCAGGACTTAAGACCATTGAGCAGCGCATCGGCAAATTCCGCTTCGGTCCGACACTGTTTCGGGAAGTAAGCGAAGAGGATTGGGCGAATCAGTGGAAGCAGTATTTCCACACGACAAAGATTGGTAAATCCATCGTCATCAAACCGAGCTGGGAAAAGTACGAACCTAAAGAAGGAGAAAAGATTATTGCCCTGGATCCGGGTATGGCTTTTGGAACCGGTACGCACGCTACGACCAGCATGTGCATCGAACGGCTGCAGGAACTTGTCACTCCTGATTCCGACGTCTTTGACGTGGGAACAGGGAGCGGAATCCTCGCTATGACAGCAGCTCTCATGGGAGCACGTTCTGTCCATGCTGTCGATATTGATGAAAAGGCCGTGGAAGTTGCCAAAGAAAATATTACCCAGAATCACTTGTCAGATGCTATTGATGTACGTCAGGGCAATTTGCTCGACGGTACGGAAGGGCAGGCCGATTTGATTGTCGCTAATATCATTGCGGATATCATCATTGCCGTCTTGCCGGAAGTCATTCAGAAGCTCCGTCCGGACGGGACATTCCTTGCTTCCGGTGTCATTGAAGAACGCTTTGAGGATGTCAGGAAGGCTGCTGCGGAAAAGGGACTTGTCGTGACCGACGTGCGCCGTCGTGCCGGCTGGACCGCTATTACCATGAGAAAGGAACAGTAA
- the dnaJ gene encoding molecular chaperone DnaJ, producing the protein MAEKRDYYEVLGVDKNATPDELKKAYHKLARKYHPDLNKDNPEAAEKFKEANEAYQVLSDPQKRAAYDQYGQAAFQNGGPGAGGNPFGGFQGGFSGNPFGGEGMDDIFNMFFGGAGGRTSRPDNGPKQGSDLRMDMEITFEEAAFGTEKKVKLNREEECDECHGTGAAPGSHPETCPDCHGTGQIRVTQNSLFGQVVNVRTCSRCHGTGKIVTNPCHKCHGTGRVKKKRELTVKIPAGVDNGSRLRVGGEGEAGIRGGRPGDLYVYLYVKPHKFFEREGTTVLCEVPISIVQATLGDEIKVPTLYGQTTIKIREGTQPNTVMRIKGKGIPNLRTGVKGDQMVKIKVVVPTRLSASQKDALRKFAEASGSNINPEEKSFINKVKDFFK; encoded by the coding sequence ATGGCAGAGAAAAGAGATTACTATGAGGTGCTTGGCGTAGATAAAAACGCTACACCCGATGAATTGAAAAAAGCCTATCACAAGCTGGCACGGAAGTATCATCCCGACTTGAACAAGGATAATCCTGAGGCAGCCGAGAAATTTAAGGAAGCCAATGAAGCTTATCAGGTACTGAGCGACCCGCAGAAGAGAGCGGCTTATGACCAGTATGGTCAGGCTGCTTTCCAAAACGGGGGACCCGGTGCCGGCGGGAATCCCTTCGGTGGGTTCCAGGGCGGTTTCAGCGGCAACCCGTTTGGCGGCGAAGGCATGGATGATATTTTCAACATGTTCTTCGGCGGAGCCGGCGGCCGTACGTCCAGACCGGATAATGGCCCTAAACAGGGTTCCGATCTGCGTATGGATATGGAAATTACCTTTGAGGAAGCCGCATTCGGTACGGAGAAGAAGGTTAAGCTGAACCGTGAAGAGGAATGCGACGAATGCCACGGCACTGGTGCTGCTCCGGGCAGTCATCCGGAAACCTGCCCTGACTGCCATGGTACGGGCCAGATTCGTGTCACCCAGAACTCTCTCTTTGGTCAGGTTGTCAATGTGAGAACGTGTTCCCGCTGCCATGGGACTGGTAAGATTGTCACCAATCCTTGCCATAAGTGCCACGGTACAGGCCGCGTAAAGAAGAAACGTGAACTGACCGTGAAGATTCCTGCCGGCGTGGATAATGGTTCACGTCTGCGTGTCGGCGGGGAAGGCGAAGCGGGTATCCGCGGAGGCCGTCCGGGCGATTTGTATGTGTACTTGTACGTTAAACCGCATAAGTTCTTCGAACGGGAAGGCACAACCGTACTGTGCGAAGTACCAATCAGTATTGTGCAGGCTACACTGGGCGATGAAATCAAGGTGCCTACGCTGTATGGTCAGACGACCATCAAGATTCGTGAAGGCACGCAGCCTAATACCGTTATGCGGATCAAGGGCAAGGGTATCCCGAACCTTAGAACCGGCGTAAAGGGCGACCAGATGGTCAAAATCAAAGTGGTGGTACCGACGCGGCTGAGTGCATCCCAGAAGGATGCACTGCGTAAATTCGCAGAAGCCAGCGGGAGTAATATCAACCCGGAAGAAAAGAGTTTTATTAATAAAGTGAAAGACTTTTTTAAATAA
- the pgeF gene encoding peptidoglycan editing factor PgeF translates to MADFAFKERNGIRIGYFPALEKMGFIHGFTCRMGGESDICPGALNMALHVGDDPEKVVRNREKVAAAMSFSLDQAVTCAQVHGSLVVAVTEKEAGRGSRNFASTIPDTDGLVTDCKRLPLMLFYADCVPVMLADTVSGAVGLVHAGWRGSVARIVDKGIALMKAQFGSRPEHLTAAIGPSIGACCYEVDRRVLEQAVGMEACFRPTWKDHYQLDLWEMNRWELLAAGVPEKQILIARFCTACHHDLYFSYRAEHGHTGRMAAIIYKK, encoded by the coding sequence ATGGCAGACTTTGCGTTCAAGGAAAGAAACGGAATCCGGATCGGGTACTTTCCCGCACTGGAAAAGATGGGTTTTATTCATGGTTTTACCTGCCGCATGGGCGGCGAAAGTGATATTTGTCCGGGAGCACTTAACATGGCTCTTCATGTCGGTGATGACCCGGAGAAGGTTGTCCGTAACCGGGAGAAAGTGGCTGCGGCGATGAGTTTCTCATTGGATCAGGCAGTAACTTGCGCCCAGGTCCACGGGAGTCTCGTAGTCGCTGTCACAGAAAAAGAAGCAGGGCGGGGCTCACGCAATTTTGCATCGACGATTCCCGATACAGATGGTCTCGTTACTGACTGCAAAAGGCTTCCGCTGATGCTTTTTTATGCGGACTGTGTCCCCGTGATGCTGGCGGATACAGTCTCGGGAGCTGTCGGCCTGGTTCATGCCGGTTGGCGCGGCAGTGTAGCTCGTATTGTCGATAAAGGAATTGCCCTCATGAAGGCACAGTTTGGCAGCCGTCCGGAGCATTTGACGGCAGCTATAGGGCCTTCCATCGGGGCCTGCTGCTACGAAGTGGACCGCCGCGTGCTGGAGCAGGCAGTCGGAATGGAAGCGTGCTTTCGTCCTACCTGGAAAGATCATTATCAGCTGGACCTCTGGGAGATGAACCGGTGGGAATTGCTTGCGGCCGGCGTACCTGAGAAACAAATTCTCATTGCCCGGTTTTGCACAGCTTGCCATCATGATCTCTATTTTTCCTATCGGGCTGAACATGGCCATACAGGACGTATGGCTGCCATTATTTATAAAAAGTAG
- a CDS encoding phosphate--AMP phosphotransferase: MLDMIDTSKKLNKEEYAKKFDEQSARLGFLQRSIREAKIPVIILFEGFRGAYRSLLVSKVISALDPRSYRVFSASKTTEEQKKMPFFTQFWKELPAKGQIAIHHRAWYFLRNEHDVGDPDEASEWYHVPFTEINAFEQELVSGGYKIIKIFTQITKKQQEKNIAKAEDDTASRWEELTPGGVEGLDYESYRDVYEKMLVETNTMIAPWHIVSMEDRRAGICDVMDVLIAELEKALKFNLEEKKKDILSYAPDPTIPDILGRYCCYQEVDEKDYDEKLKKYHKRIAELQFELYKRGISTIVGFEGWDAGGKGGAIKRLVAPLDPLGYRVNPVSAPSDLEKQYHYLWRFWTKLPKPGELAVFDRTWYGRVLVERVERFTPVVDWKMAYKEINDMEAQWVKQGIIVQKFWMQIDKDEQYKRFQARENDPNKTWKITAEDWRNRDKWDAYVDAVNEMLYKTDTTIAPWTVVEANNKKYARLKVLDTMIKRMEDALKDKK, translated from the coding sequence ATGCTGGATATGATTGACACCTCAAAAAAATTAAACAAAGAAGAGTATGCCAAAAAGTTTGATGAACAAAGTGCCCGCCTGGGATTTTTACAGCGGTCCATTCGGGAAGCTAAAATCCCGGTCATCATCTTGTTTGAAGGATTCCGCGGCGCTTACCGCAGTCTTCTTGTGAGTAAGGTCATTTCGGCTTTGGACCCCCGCAGTTACCGTGTATTTTCTGCCTCGAAGACGACGGAAGAGCAAAAGAAAATGCCCTTCTTTACGCAGTTTTGGAAAGAACTGCCTGCCAAAGGGCAGATTGCCATTCACCATCGTGCCTGGTATTTCCTGCGGAATGAGCATGATGTAGGTGATCCTGATGAAGCTTCCGAATGGTACCATGTCCCGTTTACTGAAATTAACGCATTTGAACAGGAACTGGTGAGCGGCGGTTATAAAATCATCAAGATTTTTACTCAGATTACCAAGAAGCAGCAGGAAAAGAATATTGCCAAAGCAGAAGATGATACAGCGAGTCGCTGGGAAGAACTGACACCGGGGGGAGTCGAAGGTCTCGACTATGAATCCTATCGTGACGTCTATGAAAAAATGCTGGTAGAGACGAATACGATGATCGCACCCTGGCACATTGTGTCCATGGAGGACCGTCGGGCCGGGATTTGTGACGTGATGGATGTACTCATTGCCGAATTGGAAAAGGCCCTGAAGTTTAATCTTGAAGAGAAAAAGAAAGATATCCTGTCTTATGCGCCGGATCCGACGATTCCGGATATCCTCGGTCGTTACTGCTGTTACCAGGAAGTTGACGAAAAAGACTACGATGAAAAGTTAAAAAAATACCATAAACGCATTGCTGAGCTGCAGTTTGAGCTCTATAAGCGTGGTATTTCTACTATCGTCGGTTTTGAGGGCTGGGATGCCGGTGGTAAAGGCGGTGCCATTAAACGTCTGGTAGCACCGCTTGATCCTCTGGGCTACCGCGTAAACCCTGTCAGCGCTCCTTCGGACCTGGAAAAGCAGTATCATTACCTGTGGCGGTTCTGGACGAAGCTTCCGAAGCCGGGTGAACTCGCAGTTTTTGACCGCACCTGGTACGGCCGCGTTCTGGTGGAACGCGTGGAGCGTTTTACGCCTGTTGTGGACTGGAAGATGGCCTACAAAGAAATCAATGATATGGAAGCACAATGGGTCAAGCAGGGCATCATTGTTCAGAAATTCTGGATGCAGATTGATAAGGACGAACAGTATAAACGGTTCCAGGCCCGTGAAAACGATCCGAATAAGACATGGAAGATTACGGCCGAAGACTGGCGCAACCGCGACAAATGGGATGCCTATGTCGATGCTGTTAACGAAATGCTTTATAAGACGGATACGACGATTGCTCCGTGGACAGTCGTCGAGGCCAATAATAAAAAATATGCCCGTCTTAAAGTACTGGATACAATGATTAAGCGGATGGAGGATGCCTTAAAGGATAAAAAATAA
- the mtaB gene encoding tRNA (N(6)-L-threonylcarbamoyladenosine(37)-C(2))-methylthiotransferase MtaB — translation MKRISFYTLGCKVNQSDTASMEKLFQEAGYTIVPFDEPSDICLINTCVVTNVGQGKSRRMIRRTAKRNPKPLIVVTGCYPQTAPDEVASLEGVDLMVGTQDRKRIVELVESRLKDDSAAPYNDVQELPKGRAFEDMEAAVDESRDRAFLKIQEGCDQYCAYCIIPYARGHLRSRSLESIRREVQRLTDEGYKEIVLIGIHLGCYGKENPGGPRLSDAVKAALSVPDVARIRLGSLESVEVEDALLDLMMKDHRLCAHLHLPLQAGCDKTLKNMHRPYDTAKFASLLKNIRARVPHVAITTDVIVGFPGETEEDFEASLHFCEECGFSKIHIFPYSRRQGTPAAAMKEQLSNKEKQNRVHRLEVIDAKGNKAYRESIVGLDSTVLWERRNEAGYWEGFTPGYVRVYCDTPREDIEGKITQVHLENLFEDGLKGDII, via the coding sequence ATGAAAAGAATCAGCTTTTATACGCTCGGGTGCAAAGTCAATCAATCAGATACCGCTTCCATGGAAAAACTTTTCCAGGAAGCCGGCTATACGATTGTGCCCTTTGATGAACCCTCCGATATCTGCTTAATCAATACCTGTGTGGTTACAAATGTGGGGCAGGGGAAATCCCGCCGCATGATTCGCCGGACAGCTAAACGGAACCCCAAGCCCCTTATCGTCGTGACCGGATGTTATCCTCAGACGGCACCGGATGAAGTAGCGTCACTTGAAGGTGTAGATCTCATGGTAGGGACACAGGACCGGAAGCGGATTGTAGAGCTTGTGGAATCACGTTTGAAAGATGACAGCGCAGCACCGTACAATGATGTGCAGGAACTGCCGAAAGGGCGCGCCTTTGAAGATATGGAAGCTGCCGTCGATGAAAGCCGCGACCGCGCATTTCTCAAAATCCAGGAAGGCTGCGATCAGTACTGTGCTTACTGCATCATTCCCTATGCCAGAGGGCACCTGCGTTCCCGTTCCCTTGAGAGCATTCGCCGCGAAGTGCAGAGACTCACTGACGAAGGGTATAAGGAAATCGTGCTGATAGGTATTCATCTTGGCTGTTACGGCAAAGAAAATCCTGGCGGACCGCGTCTTTCCGACGCAGTAAAGGCCGCTCTCTCCGTTCCCGATGTAGCAAGAATCCGCCTCGGTTCCCTTGAATCGGTGGAAGTAGAGGACGCGCTTCTTGACCTCATGATGAAAGACCATCGTCTTTGTGCGCATCTGCATCTGCCGCTGCAGGCCGGATGTGATAAGACTCTCAAGAACATGCACCGGCCTTATGACACGGCCAAATTTGCTTCTTTGCTGAAAAATATCCGCGCGCGTGTGCCGCATGTCGCTATTACGACCGATGTGATTGTCGGTTTCCCCGGGGAAACCGAAGAAGATTTTGAAGCGTCCCTGCATTTTTGTGAGGAATGCGGCTTCAGCAAAATCCACATCTTCCCCTATTCCCGCAGGCAGGGGACTCCGGCTGCGGCCATGAAGGAACAGTTGTCCAATAAGGAAAAGCAGAACCGCGTACACCGCCTGGAAGTTATCGATGCCAAGGGCAACAAAGCCTACCGGGAAAGCATTGTCGGTCTTGATTCCACGGTCCTTTGGGAACGCCGTAACGAGGCCGGTTACTGGGAAGGCTTTACGCCAGGCTATGTCCGTGTTTACTGCGATACGCCGCGGGAAGATATTGAGGGTAAAATCACCCAGGTTCATTTAGAAAACCTATTTGAGGACGGTCTCAAGGGTGATATAATATAA